In Alphaproteobacteria bacterium US3C007, one genomic interval encodes:
- a CDS encoding (2Fe-2S)-binding protein, whose translation MKISMTVNGEAVSGEVEGRTLLVDFLRNDLKMTGTHIGCDTSQCGACTVHVNGMSVKSCSILAAEADGADVATIEGQANQDGSLNVIQQAFQDHHGLQCGFCTPGMVMAATELLKHNKKPTVAEIRHHLDGNICRCTGYHNIVKSIMAASGQDVSSIAAE comes from the coding sequence ATGAAAATTTCAATGACGGTAAACGGAGAAGCGGTTTCAGGCGAGGTAGAAGGCCGTACGCTTCTTGTGGATTTTCTTCGAAATGATTTGAAGATGACAGGAACGCATATCGGCTGTGACACCAGCCAATGCGGTGCGTGTACTGTGCATGTAAACGGTATGTCCGTGAAATCTTGCAGCATATTGGCTGCCGAAGCAGATGGCGCTGATGTGGCCACGATTGAAGGCCAAGCCAATCAGGATGGTTCCTTAAATGTCATCCAACAGGCGTTTCAAGACCATCACGGGTTGCAATGCGGGTTTTGTACGCCTGGCATGGTGATGGCGGCAACGGAATTGCTTAAACACAATAAAAAGCCAACGGTTGCAGAAATTCGTCACCATTTAGACGGCAATATTTGCCGCTGCACGGGATATCATAACATCGTCAAATCGATCATGGCAGCGTCTGGTCAAGACGTGTCGTCGATCGCAGCGGAATAA
- a CDS encoding xanthine dehydrogenase family protein molybdopterin-binding subunit yields MPKDSGIGASTKRVEDQRFLTGKGRYTSDINLVNQTHAVFLRSDVAHGAIKSIDTAAAAAMPGVLAIFTGEDFAEVGGNPAGWAITSRDGEPMKEPKRPVLAHGKVRHVGDAYAAVIAETVEQARDAADAIVAEIEELPAVVDMSAALAGGPFVHDEIETNQCFDWGWIEDNRAATDAAIKNAPHVTTLELINNRLVPNAIETRASTADYDPGTGEYTLYTTSQNPHLTRLLISAFVMGIAENKLRVVSPDVGGGFGSKIYHYGEEALVLAASKKLCRPVKWTATRSESFLTDAHGRDHVTKIELACEKDGTFIAFRTDTMANVGAYLSNFSTATPTFLHGTLMAGNYTVPHVYVNVKTVFTNTAPVDAYRGAGRPEATFSIERVIDKCAHELGLDAMEMRRKNFIKPEQFPYVSAAGLEYDTGNYDALVDKLNELADFKGFEARRKLSEADGKLRGLGINAYIEACGLAPSNLTGVLGSRVGYYDAATVRVNATGNLSVMVGAQSTGQGHETAFAQVVSEMLGIDQSSIDIVHGDTAKIPFGMGSYGSRSIAVCGPAVVRATEKIINKATKIAAHMLETAEADIEFKDGQFSVAGTDKSVSFGEVAFKAYVPQNYPVEDLEPGLEETAFYDPGNFTYPSGAYACEVEVDPETGKVTVENFTAVDDFGNVINPMIVTGQVHGGIGQGIGQALLENCAYDDNGQLLSASYMDYAMPRASDLPFYTVDHSCNTPCTHNPLGVKGCGEAGAIGSPPTIVNAVINALHSAGHTHVTHIDMPVSPARVWAAINAQ; encoded by the coding sequence ATGCCAAAGGATTCAGGCATTGGTGCAAGCACCAAACGGGTTGAAGATCAGCGGTTTTTAACGGGTAAAGGCCGCTACACATCAGATATTAACTTGGTTAATCAAACGCATGCTGTGTTTTTGCGCAGTGATGTGGCGCATGGCGCGATCAAATCGATCGATACAGCCGCCGCAGCAGCAATGCCAGGGGTTCTGGCGATTTTTACGGGTGAAGATTTTGCTGAAGTGGGTGGGAATCCTGCAGGATGGGCGATTACCAGCCGCGATGGTGAACCCATGAAAGAGCCCAAGCGCCCGGTTTTGGCGCATGGCAAAGTGCGCCATGTGGGGGATGCTTATGCTGCGGTGATTGCAGAAACCGTTGAACAGGCCCGCGATGCTGCAGATGCGATTGTGGCAGAGATTGAAGAGCTTCCAGCGGTTGTGGACATGTCGGCAGCGTTGGCGGGTGGTCCCTTTGTGCATGATGAGATCGAAACCAACCAATGTTTTGATTGGGGTTGGATAGAAGATAATCGTGCAGCAACGGATGCGGCCATCAAAAATGCACCCCATGTCACCACGCTAGAATTGATCAATAACCGCCTTGTGCCAAACGCGATTGAAACCCGCGCGTCAACCGCGGATTATGATCCGGGCACCGGAGAATATACGCTTTACACAACCTCGCAAAATCCGCATTTGACTCGGCTGTTGATCAGCGCCTTTGTGATGGGCATTGCAGAAAATAAATTGCGCGTCGTTTCGCCGGATGTTGGCGGTGGTTTTGGATCAAAAATCTACCATTATGGTGAAGAGGCTTTGGTTCTTGCTGCCTCAAAGAAGCTATGCCGCCCAGTGAAATGGACAGCCACACGCTCGGAAAGCTTTTTAACGGATGCGCATGGCCGCGATCATGTCACCAAAATTGAGCTGGCCTGCGAAAAAGACGGAACATTTATCGCGTTTCGGACGGATACGATGGCCAATGTTGGGGCCTATCTTTCGAACTTCTCAACCGCCACGCCAACCTTTTTGCACGGTACGTTGATGGCGGGCAATTACACGGTGCCACATGTCTATGTGAACGTAAAAACCGTGTTTACAAATACGGCTCCAGTGGACGCGTATCGGGGAGCGGGCCGCCCTGAAGCTACGTTTTCAATCGAGCGGGTGATCGACAAATGCGCGCATGAATTAGGGCTTGATGCGATGGAGATGCGTCGTAAAAACTTTATCAAACCTGAACAGTTCCCTTATGTTAGCGCGGCTGGCTTGGAATATGATACCGGCAATTACGATGCGCTGGTTGATAAGCTGAATGAACTGGCAGATTTCAAAGGCTTTGAGGCCCGCCGCAAATTATCAGAAGCGGATGGCAAATTGCGCGGCTTGGGGATCAACGCGTATATTGAAGCTTGCGGGCTTGCGCCTTCAAATCTGACCGGGGTCTTGGGCAGCCGTGTGGGTTATTATGATGCGGCGACCGTGCGGGTGAATGCAACGGGTAATCTTTCGGTGATGGTTGGCGCCCAAAGCACCGGGCAAGGCCATGAAACAGCTTTTGCGCAAGTGGTTTCGGAAATGCTGGGTATTGATCAATCCTCGATTGATATCGTTCATGGGGATACGGCGAAAATACCGTTTGGTATGGGCTCATATGGGTCGCGCAGTATTGCGGTTTGTGGCCCGGCTGTGGTGCGCGCAACCGAGAAGATCATCAATAAAGCCACCAAGATCGCTGCGCATATGCTGGAAACAGCAGAGGCAGATATTGAATTCAAGGATGGCCAATTCAGCGTTGCGGGAACCGATAAATCAGTTTCCTTTGGCGAAGTGGCTTTCAAGGCCTATGTCCCTCAAAATTATCCGGTTGAAGATCTCGAGCCGGGCTTGGAAGAAACAGCGTTTTATGATCCGGGCAATTTTACATATCCATCGGGTGCGTATGCTTGCGAGGTTGAGGTTGATCCTGAAACGGGCAAAGTCACCGTGGAAAACTTTACCGCGGTGGATGATTTTGGCAATGTGATTAACCCGATGATCGTAACCGGTCAGGTACATGGGGGCATTGGACAAGGCATAGGCCAAGCGCTTTTGGAAAATTGCGCTTATGATGATAATGGTCAGTTGTTAAGCGCGTCTTATATGGATTATGCGATGCCGCGCGCCTCTGATTTGCCATTTTATACGGTGGATCATTCCTGCAACACGCCCTGTACCCATAATCCACTAGGGGTGAAGGGCTGCGGTGAAGCGGGGGCGATTGGATCCCCGCCAACGATCGTGAATGCGGTTATCAACGCCTTGCATTCTGCTGGCCATACCCATGTAACGCATATTGATATGCCTGTGTCGCCAGCCCGTGTTTGGGCTGCGATCAACGCGCAATAG
- a CDS encoding FAD binding domain-containing protein — MYNFEFVKPSSISEAVTALTDEEATPLSGGQTLLPTMKQRLANPEKLVSLAGIAEMQGVTEADGMVHIGAATTHATVAAKAQSYPGLAKLAAHIGDPAVRNRGTIGGSLANNDPAACYPAAALASNATIVTDSREIAADDYFQGMFSTALGEGEIVTAVRFPVPQVSNYQKFEQPASRFALVGVFVAKYADGVRVAVTGASEDGVFRWSEAEAALESNFSGDALANLTVSAQDMIEDLHGSKAYRANLVKVLTGRAVKAAN; from the coding sequence ATGTATAATTTTGAATTTGTAAAACCGTCCTCGATCTCAGAAGCCGTGACAGCTTTGACGGATGAAGAGGCAACGCCGCTGAGCGGGGGCCAAACGCTTTTACCAACTATGAAACAGCGGTTGGCCAATCCTGAAAAGCTGGTCAGTCTGGCGGGGATTGCCGAAATGCAAGGCGTAACCGAGGCTGATGGCATGGTTCATATCGGGGCTGCAACCACGCATGCCACGGTTGCAGCCAAAGCACAGTCTTACCCCGGATTGGCAAAGCTTGCGGCGCATATTGGTGATCCTGCCGTGCGCAATCGGGGCACGATTGGCGGATCTTTGGCCAATAACGATCCTGCCGCCTGCTATCCGGCGGCGGCTTTGGCGTCGAATGCCACGATTGTCACAGATTCACGAGAGATTGCGGCGGATGATTACTTTCAGGGTATGTTCAGTACAGCGCTGGGCGAAGGTGAAATCGTGACCGCAGTGCGCTTTCCTGTACCCCAAGTGTCGAACTATCAAAAGTTTGAACAACCGGCGTCTCGCTTTGCATTGGTGGGCGTTTTTGTGGCCAAATATGCCGATGGTGTGCGCGTGGCGGTAACGGGTGCGTCTGAAGATGGTGTGTTTCGTTGGAGCGAGGCTGAAGCGGCTTTGGAGTCTAATTTTTCAGGTGATGCGCTGGCAAATCTCACTGTCTCTGCGCAAGACATGATTGAAGATTTGCATGGCAGCAAAGCTTATCGCGCAAACTTGGTGAAAGTGCTTACGGGTCGCGCGGTAAAAGCGGCAAATTAA
- the dapD gene encoding 2,3,4,5-tetrahydropyridine-2,6-dicarboxylate N-succinyltransferase, which produces MSNSQLEQAIEAAWEARDTLSSATTGEMREAIEETLNALDGGTLRVAEKQESGDWHVNQWAKKAVLLGFRIQDMAIQDGGPQGGGWWDKVDSKFKGWGDEQWHAAGFRAVPNCIVRKSAFIAPGVVLMPSFVNLGAYVDTGTMVDTWATVGSCAQIGKNVHLSGGVGIGGVLEPMQAGPTIIEDNCFIGARSEVVEGCIIREGSVLGMGVYIGKSTKIVDRETGEVSYGEVPPYSVVVSGSMPSKNGVSLYCAVIVKRVDAQTRSKTAINDLLRD; this is translated from the coding sequence ATGTCCAACAGTCAGCTTGAGCAAGCCATCGAAGCCGCATGGGAAGCGCGCGATACATTATCATCCGCAACAACGGGTGAAATGCGCGAGGCGATTGAAGAGACGCTGAACGCGCTTGATGGGGGCACGCTTCGCGTGGCTGAAAAGCAGGAAAGCGGCGATTGGCATGTGAACCAATGGGCGAAAAAAGCGGTTCTGCTGGGGTTTCGAATTCAAGATATGGCGATTCAAGACGGCGGCCCCCAAGGTGGTGGCTGGTGGGATAAGGTCGATAGTAAATTTAAAGGCTGGGGTGATGAGCAATGGCATGCAGCAGGGTTTCGCGCGGTACCAAATTGTATTGTTCGTAAGTCTGCTTTTATCGCGCCGGGCGTGGTGTTGATGCCGTCCTTTGTTAATTTGGGCGCTTATGTGGATACTGGTACGATGGTAGATACGTGGGCCACCGTGGGCTCTTGCGCGCAAATTGGTAAGAATGTGCATTTATCGGGCGGCGTTGGAATTGGAGGCGTGTTAGAGCCGATGCAAGCCGGCCCAACAATTATTGAAGATAATTGTTTTATCGGCGCGCGCTCAGAAGTGGTGGAAGGCTGCATTATACGCGAAGGGTCTGTTTTGGGTATGGGGGTTTATATTGGTAAATCCACCAAAATTGTTGATCGTGAAACGGGCGAGGTGAGTTATGGTGAAGTGCCGCCCTATTCGGTTGTGGTGTCAGGGTCGATGCCGTCAAAAAATGGGGTCAGCCTGTATTGTGCGGTTATCGTGAAACGCGTTGATGCTCAAACGCGCAGTAAAACCGCAATTAACGATTTGTTGCGCGACTGA
- a CDS encoding HAD hydrolase-like protein, protein MATVFLDLDGTLTDAGEGILNSVDYALRKLSLPGLSGDNRWIVGPPLWPSFAQLGVQNDDLDRAVGYYRERYIEMGWKENKLYDGILDQLAKLKEAGYTLCLATSKPHSYARKITAYFGISNFMSFEFGSELDGRNSDKPALLAHGLAVVGAEGERAIMVGDRVYDIQGAQANGMKALGVSYGYGGLAELQEAGADAIISDPQKLAETVSGLLPL, encoded by the coding sequence ATGGCCACAGTATTTCTTGATCTTGATGGAACCTTAACAGATGCTGGGGAAGGCATTTTGAATTCGGTAGATTATGCTTTGCGCAAGCTTAGCCTGCCCGGTTTAAGCGGTGATAATCGTTGGATTGTAGGCCCGCCGCTCTGGCCCAGCTTTGCCCAACTTGGGGTTCAAAACGATGATTTAGACCGCGCGGTTGGGTATTATCGCGAACGCTATATCGAAATGGGTTGGAAGGAAAATAAACTTTACGATGGTATTTTAGACCAATTGGCAAAGTTGAAAGAGGCGGGCTATACGTTGTGCCTTGCTACGTCGAAACCGCATAGTTATGCGCGCAAAATTACGGCTTATTTTGGTATTTCAAATTTTATGAGCTTTGAATTTGGCTCTGAACTTGATGGCAGAAATTCGGATAAACCGGCCCTTTTGGCGCATGGTTTAGCGGTTGTTGGCGCCGAGGGTGAGCGGGCGATTATGGTGGGCGACAGAGTCTATGATATTCAGGGCGCGCAGGCCAATGGGATGAAAGCACTGGGTGTATCTTATGGTTACGGGGGCCTTGCGGAATTGCAAGAGGCCGGCGCAGATGCAATTATCAGTGATCCGCAAAAATTGGCAGAAACCGTATCAGGCCTTTTGCCCCTGTAA
- the dapE gene encoding succinyl-diaminopimelate desuccinylase has product MTGIDPVALSADLIRCPSVTPAEAGALSLLETLLGGHGFACTRIKRGGIDNLFARWGVGKNGKSFAFNGHTDVVPVGDLSQWQSDPFGGDIKEGVLYGRGAVDMKSGVAAFAAAAIEFVNETPPDGSVVLMITGDEEGDAHHGTTAILDWMREAGESIDHCLVGEPTSPNHMGEMMKIGRRGSLTAFITAKGVQGHSAYPHRAKNPLTALVALLDRLATHPLDQGTAHFDASTLAITTIDTGNTATNVIPAAAKATVNIRFNDTHSSQDLIAWLEKQAAQQSTNSEVEFEIDVKVSGESFLTPPGLLSRLIGDAAEAELGCRPALSTTGGTSDARFVKDICPVTEFGLVGRGMHGVDECVPVEQIHQLKAIYRRILQAYFE; this is encoded by the coding sequence ATGACTGGTATTGACCCCGTTGCGCTGAGTGCAGATTTGATTCGTTGCCCTTCGGTTACGCCGGCTGAAGCTGGGGCGTTATCTTTGCTTGAAACCTTATTGGGCGGGCACGGGTTTGCCTGTACGCGAATCAAGCGCGGTGGCATCGACAATTTATTTGCCCGCTGGGGCGTTGGTAAAAATGGAAAAAGCTTCGCTTTTAACGGCCATACGGATGTTGTGCCGGTTGGCGATCTTTCGCAATGGCAAAGTGATCCTTTCGGCGGCGATATAAAAGAGGGCGTGCTTTATGGGCGCGGCGCGGTTGATATGAAATCAGGCGTGGCGGCTTTTGCCGCCGCTGCGATTGAGTTTGTAAATGAAACACCCCCTGATGGATCTGTGGTTCTGATGATCACAGGCGATGAAGAGGGCGATGCCCATCACGGAACCACGGCAATTTTGGATTGGATGCGCGAGGCGGGTGAAAGCATAGATCATTGTCTCGTGGGTGAACCCACCAGCCCTAATCATATGGGGGAAATGATGAAAATCGGCCGCCGCGGCTCTTTAACCGCGTTTATAACGGCAAAAGGTGTACAAGGGCATTCTGCTTATCCACATCGCGCGAAAAACCCGTTAACCGCGCTTGTGGCGTTGCTGGACCGGTTGGCTACGCACCCGCTCGATCAGGGAACTGCGCATTTTGATGCTTCAACTTTGGCGATTACCACGATTGATACGGGCAACACTGCCACCAATGTTATTCCTGCTGCCGCTAAAGCCACGGTGAACATCCGCTTTAATGATACGCATAGCTCGCAGGATCTGATCGCTTGGTTGGAAAAACAAGCCGCGCAGCAAAGCACGAATAGCGAAGTTGAATTTGAAATCGATGTAAAAGTTTCTGGTGAAAGTTTTCTCACCCCGCCAGGGCTTTTGTCACGGCTTATTGGTGACGCGGCCGAAGCCGAATTGGGTTGTCGCCCCGCGCTTTCAACCACGGGTGGCACATCCGATGCGCGTTTTGTGAAAGACATTTGCCCGGTGACGGAATTTGGTTTGGTCGGACGGGGTATGCATGGCGTGGATGAATGCGTTCCAGTGGAACAAATACACCAGTTGAAAGCGATTTATCGGCGCATTCTGCAGGCCTATTTCGAATGA
- a CDS encoding GNAT family N-acetyltransferase — protein MTRWVGRSDDLIQCLEIRRAVFIEEQGVSVEDEVDGQDSKALHFLLRDNTVPVGTARILILDEIGKIGRVCVLAPYRGRGHAKALIGACLSHLKADERVTKAKLGAQISALGLYESLGFQAYGADYMDAGILHRDMVLTL, from the coding sequence ATGACGCGGTGGGTGGGGCGCAGCGATGATTTGATCCAATGTTTGGAAATTCGCCGCGCAGTTTTTATTGAAGAACAAGGCGTTTCTGTCGAAGATGAAGTAGATGGACAAGATTCTAAAGCGCTGCATTTTCTGCTTAGAGACAATACAGTGCCGGTCGGGACAGCGCGAATTTTGATCTTGGATGAGATTGGAAAAATTGGCCGCGTCTGCGTGTTAGCGCCTTATCGAGGTCGTGGTCATGCGAAAGCTTTGATAGGGGCATGCCTCAGCCATTTAAAGGCTGATGAGCGCGTAACTAAGGCCAAACTGGGCGCGCAGATCTCTGCTTTGGGGCTGTATGAAAGCCTTGGCTTTCAAGCCTATGGCGCCGATTATATGGATGCCGGTATCTTACATCGCGATATGGTTCTGACTTTATAA
- the rnr gene encoding ribonuclease R, with protein sequence MNEIPSKRQILDWIAANPTQTAKRDIAKAFGIKGAARVDLKKLLRSLEAEGHLQKRKKTYRDPEKLPPVSVVQVLPATSTGDLFAKALEWQGDGMEPAILLVMKASDPALGAGDRILARLTEIEGEGYQYEGRLIRRIAANPSQILGVFRQAAEGGRIVPVERSGKEWQVGPNDAGGAKDGELVEAEQAGPKSRMGLPRARVMTRLGDPSAPKAVSLIAIHQHDIPDHFPEDVVHEAEAQRAAGVEGREDLRDMPLVTIDPADARDHDDACYAHEDDAADNPGGHIIWVAIADVAHYVRPNSNLDREARKRGNSTYFPDRVVPMLPDHLSGDLCSLHEDVPRACLAVRMQISAEGVKLGQSFHRGVMKSAASLTYEEVQSAYEGVSISKRAAPLLEPVIKPLYEAYAALVRAREIRQPLELDLPERKIILDEDGQVASVNFRDRLDAHRLIEEFMVLANVAAAEALQAKQVPLLFRVHEEPSPEKLDALRETAQAAGLNLAKGQVLQTRHLNALLTQAEGKDEAELINMSTLRSMTQAYYSPQNFGHFGLALRSYAHFTSPIRRYADLIVHRALIRAHGWGKDGLSAEEEALLDETAQKISDTERRSMVAERDTTDRYLAAYLNERKGSEFTARISGIAKFGVFARLDESGAEGLIPIRTLGREYFHYDKQTNSLLGSETGLLLSLGQVIEVRLSEVIAESGSVAFELLSVEGNALPKSGRKNARPVKRKLGKARKKSDKVKRSVKRKR encoded by the coding sequence ATGAATGAGATTCCAAGCAAACGCCAAATTCTAGATTGGATTGCGGCCAATCCGACGCAAACCGCAAAACGCGATATTGCCAAAGCATTTGGCATAAAGGGCGCTGCGCGGGTTGATTTGAAAAAGCTTTTACGCAGCTTAGAGGCTGAGGGGCATCTGCAAAAGCGTAAGAAAACTTATCGTGATCCGGAAAAGCTGCCCCCTGTCAGCGTGGTGCAGGTTTTGCCGGCCACCAGCACTGGCGATTTGTTTGCCAAAGCGCTGGAATGGCAAGGCGATGGTATGGAACCCGCCATTTTATTGGTTATGAAAGCTTCTGATCCTGCGCTGGGCGCGGGTGATCGCATTTTGGCCCGGCTCACCGAAATTGAGGGAGAAGGCTATCAATATGAAGGTCGCCTGATCCGCCGAATCGCCGCCAATCCAAGCCAGATCTTGGGGGTTTTCAGGCAAGCTGCGGAAGGGGGGCGCATCGTGCCCGTTGAGCGGTCGGGCAAAGAATGGCAGGTTGGTCCCAATGATGCCGGCGGCGCAAAAGATGGTGAATTGGTTGAAGCAGAGCAAGCGGGCCCAAAATCGCGCATGGGATTGCCGCGCGCAAGGGTGATGACGCGTTTGGGGGATCCCTCTGCGCCAAAAGCGGTGTCTCTGATTGCAATTCACCAACATGATATCCCTGATCATTTCCCCGAAGATGTGGTGCATGAGGCCGAAGCGCAACGCGCGGCAGGGGTAGAGGGCCGCGAAGATTTGCGAGATATGCCCTTGGTCACCATTGATCCGGCGGATGCGCGCGATCATGATGATGCTTGCTATGCGCATGAGGATGACGCGGCTGATAATCCGGGCGGGCATATCATTTGGGTGGCGATCGCGGATGTGGCGCATTACGTACGGCCCAATTCAAACTTGGATCGTGAAGCCCGCAAGCGCGGCAATTCCACTTATTTTCCAGACCGGGTGGTGCCGATGCTCCCGGATCATCTCTCGGGCGATTTGTGCAGCTTGCACGAAGATGTGCCACGGGCCTGTTTGGCGGTGCGGATGCAAATCAGCGCGGAGGGCGTGAAGCTAGGGCAAAGTTTTCACCGCGGTGTGATGAAATCCGCCGCGTCACTCACCTATGAAGAAGTGCAGTCGGCCTATGAGGGTGTTTCTATTAGCAAGCGCGCAGCGCCATTGTTAGAGCCTGTTATCAAGCCCTTATATGAGGCTTACGCCGCCTTGGTTCGGGCACGCGAAATTCGCCAACCTCTTGAGCTGGATCTGCCCGAACGCAAAATCATCTTGGATGAAGACGGGCAAGTGGCCTCGGTAAATTTTCGCGATCGTTTGGATGCGCATCGCTTGATTGAAGAATTTATGGTCTTGGCGAATGTGGCCGCTGCGGAGGCTCTGCAAGCCAAACAGGTGCCGCTTTTGTTTCGCGTGCATGAAGAACCTTCGCCCGAAAAGCTTGATGCGCTGCGTGAAACAGCGCAGGCGGCCGGGCTTAACTTGGCCAAAGGCCAAGTGTTGCAAACACGGCATTTAAACGCGCTGCTTACGCAAGCTGAGGGCAAGGATGAAGCTGAACTCATCAATATGTCAACGTTGCGTTCAATGACGCAGGCTTATTACAGCCCGCAGAATTTCGGCCATTTTGGATTGGCTTTGCGCTCTTATGCGCATTTTACCTCGCCCATTCGCCGCTATGCCGATTTGATCGTGCATCGGGCGCTTATTCGGGCGCATGGCTGGGGCAAGGATGGGTTGAGCGCAGAAGAAGAGGCCCTGCTGGATGAGACTGCGCAGAAAATTTCCGATACAGAGCGGCGCTCAATGGTGGCAGAGCGCGATACGACGGATCGGTATCTTGCCGCCTATTTGAATGAGCGCAAAGGCTCAGAATTTACCGCCCGGATCAGCGGCATTGCGAAATTTGGCGTGTTTGCGCGTTTGGATGAAAGCGGCGCTGAGGGGTTGATTCCTATCCGAACTTTAGGCCGCGAGTATTTTCATTATGACAAACAAACCAATAGCCTACTTGGTTCTGAGACAGGGCTTTTACTCAGTTTAGGGCAGGTTATTGAGGTAAGGTTAAGCGAAGTTATCGCAGAATCCGGTAGCGTTGCGTTTGAATTGTTAAGCGTCGAAGGCAACGCATTACCCAAATCTGGGCGTAAAAATGCGCGCCCGGTAAAGCGCAAATTGGGCAAAGCGCGGAAAAAATCTGATAAGGTAAAGCGGAGCGTTAAACGAAAGCGTTAG
- a CDS encoding lytic murein transglycosylase translates to MDQGFRAWATKFAERVAGRFDADFLHKTVLSFQFLPEVIEKDRFQPETEMPIWTYLQKTCSSERVAQGQQLLTKFQTSLDEIVHAYGVPAQVLLAVWGCETAYGSNRGGFFVLDALASLAFEGRRAAFFEQQLIAALDILQAGDVSAKRFLGSWAGAMGHTQFMPCSYLQHAVDFDGDGFSDIWSDSPVDALASTAAYLQAQGWRSGQIWGAEVFLSPEAALDLPPPDTALNPSDWTMRGLTPYQDLPENGLAKLILPAGIQGPKFMVLENYTALLTYNPAQAYALSVCALGDAIAGGLGLVQPWPIGEAALSRNEKRNVQIALSALGYDTFGADGLMGPNTAAALWRYQRDQGYVADAYLSRALWAELAG, encoded by the coding sequence ATGGATCAGGGGTTTCGGGCATGGGCAACGAAGTTTGCAGAGCGCGTTGCGGGGCGGTTTGACGCAGATTTTCTGCATAAAACAGTGCTCAGTTTTCAATTTCTTCCCGAGGTGATTGAAAAAGACCGGTTTCAGCCTGAAACGGAGATGCCAATCTGGACCTATCTTCAAAAAACATGCTCATCCGAGCGTGTTGCGCAGGGCCAGCAACTTCTAACAAAATTTCAAACCTCTCTAGATGAAATTGTGCATGCTTATGGCGTACCGGCGCAGGTTTTACTGGCCGTTTGGGGTTGTGAAACCGCTTACGGATCAAATCGCGGCGGCTTTTTTGTTTTAGATGCTTTGGCCAGCCTTGCGTTTGAGGGGCGCCGGGCGGCGTTTTTTGAACAGCAATTGATTGCCGCCTTGGATATTTTACAAGCCGGAGACGTGTCAGCTAAGCGTTTCTTGGGCAGTTGGGCCGGCGCTATGGGCCATACGCAATTTATGCCGTGCTCTTATCTTCAGCACGCGGTTGATTTTGACGGCGATGGGTTTAGCGATATTTGGTCGGACAGCCCGGTTGATGCTTTGGCTTCAACGGCTGCGTATTTGCAGGCGCAGGGTTGGCGCTCAGGGCAGATTTGGGGCGCAGAGGTTTTTCTATCACCGGAGGCCGCATTGGATTTGCCCCCTCCTGACACGGCCCTGAACCCGTCAGATTGGACGATGAGAGGTCTGACACCTTATCAAGATTTACCCGAAAACGGCCTTGCCAAGCTGATCCTTCCCGCTGGTATACAGGGCCCGAAATTTATGGTTCTGGAAAATTATACCGCTTTATTGACCTATAATCCTGCGCAGGCTTATGCGCTGTCAGTCTGCGCGTTAGGTGATGCGATTGCGGGCGGGTTGGGCCTTGTTCAACCTTGGCCTATTGGCGAGGCTGCGCTGAGTCGCAACGAAAAGCGCAACGTGCAAATCGCCCTCAGCGCGCTTGGCTATGACACGTTTGGCGCAGATGGGCTTATGGGTCCAAACACCGCGGCGGCGCTCTGGAGGTATCAACGCGACCAGGGATATGTTGCTGATGCCTATCTAAGCCGGGCTTTATGGGCCGAGCTTGCCGGTTAG